From a single Raphanus sativus cultivar WK10039 chromosome 3, ASM80110v3, whole genome shotgun sequence genomic region:
- the LOC108846297 gene encoding putative lipid-binding protein AIR1, whose amino-acid sequence MAFRNSLAIFFALNIIFFTITEAARSGCPPGSYKPKPPSPTPPAIQTCPKDTIKLGVCVKALNLLNVTLGAPPVKPCCSLIDGLVDLEAAVCLCTALKASILGININLPINLSLLLNVCSRKAPRGFQCP is encoded by the coding sequence ATGGCTTTTAGAAACTCTCTTGCCATCTTCTTTGCcttgaacatcatcttcttcacaaTAACAGAAGCCGCCCGCTCTGGTTGTCCACCTGGGTCATACAAACCCAAGCCGCCTTCCCCAACCCCTCCAGCCATCCAGACATGCCCAAAAGATACAATAAAGCTCGGTGTTTGTGTTAAGGCGCTTAACTTATTGAATGTGACATTAGGTGCTCCTCCAGTTAAACCGTGTTGCAGCCTCATTGACGGTTTGGTCGATCTAGAAGCTGCGGTTTGTCTTTGTACCGCGCTTAAAGCTAGCATTCTCGGCATCAACATTAACCTTCCAATCAACCTTAGCTTGCTTCTCAACGTTTGCAGCAGAAAGGCTCCACGCGGCTTCCAATGCCCTTAA